A stretch of the Glycine soja cultivar W05 chromosome 13, ASM419377v2, whole genome shotgun sequence genome encodes the following:
- the LOC114382423 gene encoding serine/threonine-protein kinase ATM-like isoform X1 — translation MERIGSLFYSKVAMDVVLTLGREDTNSVDETKMTEDTIVTEEAPEKLGGSGFDSRDRRKSKYLSYPYIGPKQKDLPAETDDLKTPCPSQKAGASSVTTNPLNGSSSYAKLGSKRFRNSWYKKFISCNTMSSHNKFMNSSAEELLSGLYSTAVDCMFPVGNKSFDLVERFFCRYRVSNYHDEAELATSQVNEKEEKLGKSVCNDLLDTKSKKRKNNKIENAVRCKRKSLSGLSDVNVSTSNSDSQKPGRKLKQKRKVEEVTSVHQPQNVEINLIGNSSKYSSTPQASQNLCCLASEGKAVHKQREKIEAQEHQSAQINSVYADAKRLNCSSLVIDLQFTSPPIPVDIPERNRSQNKEELVLLASNLESHVSQEGHVGSITDHSLLVSTKAEVGTVMVNKTWLKNSMGKATRVHLNTKPAVGVPLNSMGKAAGVHLNTKLAVEKKGLNNSMEKPAEKPLNTKLAIGKTGLKNSIEKAAEKPLNTKVAVEIPDLNGTGAECNSISTEFDTVHFVSPEFKLEQSRSVSVCSRSTKTTSCNRPDSNGESLGTCLLLKFSPVAYIPSKEDLMTTFCRFGPLKASETQLLRDNGSAQVVFVRSADAAVAFHSIEQNNKFAFGCTLVDFKLHHLSAACPPVEQLVTTAQPTGFMAMPGLMTSTRPTMSMAMPGVTPTQPIGSITIPGVMPTQPTGSMAVPGVTPTPPTGSMAMPGETPPSLQFIKQNLQMMTSTLENSGSSLSPRMRAKLDSEIKNLLRKVNSRTKV, via the exons ATGGAGAGAATTG gtagtttattttattcaaaagtgGCAATGGATGTGGTTTTGACCTTAGGAAGAGAAGACACTAATTCTGTTGATGAGACAAAAATGACTGAAGACACCATCGTGACTGAAGAAGCCCCGGAGAAGCTTGGAGGCT CTGGCTTTGATTCCAGAGATCGAAGAAAAAGTAAGTACCTGTCTTACCCATACATTGGACCAAAACAAAAGGATTTGCCAGCTGAAACAGATGATTTGAAGACACCATGTCCTTCTCAGAAAGCAGGGGCTTCAAGTGTCACTACTAATCCTTTAAATGGATCTTCTTCGTATGCTAAATTGGGTAGCAAGAGGTTCCGAAATAGCTGGTACAAAAAGTTCATCAGCTGTAATACTATGTCCAGCCATAACAAATTCATGAATTCATCTGCAGAAGAACTACTTTCAGGACTTTATTCTACTGCCGTTGATTGTATGTTTCCAGTTGGGAATAAGAGTTTTGATTTAGTTGAGCGGTTCTTTTGCAGATACAGAGTATCAAACTACCATGATGAGGCTGAACTTGCTACTTCCCAGgttaatgaaaaagaagaaaaactggGGAAATCTGTGTGTAATGATTTACTGGATACCAAAagtaagaagagaaagaacaataaaattgaaaatgcaGTTAGGTGTAAGAGAAAATCACTCTCTGGCCTATCAGATGTGAATGTAAGCACTTCTAATAGTGACTCTCAGAAGCCTGGGAGAAAACTGAAACAAAAGAGGAAGGTGGAAGAAGTAACTTCAGTGCATCAACCGCAAAATGttgagataaatttaattgggAACAGCAGCAAATACAGCTCAACTCCTCAAGCTTCACAAAATCTGTGTTGCCTTGCTTCTGAAGGAAAGGCCGTGCATAAACAGAGGGAAAAGATAGAGGCACAAGAGCATCAAAGTGCTCAAATTAATTCAGTGTATGCAGATGCAAAAAGGCTTAACTGCAGTTCACTAGTAATAGATTTGCAGTTTACATCCCCACCTATACCTGTCGATATTCCTGAGAGAAATAGAAGTCAAAATAAGGAAGAACTGGTTTTATTAGCTTCAAATCTGGAGTCACATGTTTCCCAAGAAGGACATGTTGGGAGTATTACTGATCATAGCTTGTTGGTAAGTACTAAGGCTGAGGTTGGTACTGTCATGGTAAATAAAACATGGTTGAAGAATAGCATGGGGAAAGCAACACGAGTGCATCTCAATACTAAACCTGCTGTTGGAGTGCCTCTCAATAGCATGGGGAAAGCAGCAGGAGTGCATCTTAATACTAAACTTGCTGTAGAGAAAAAAGGGTTGAATAATAGCATGGAGAAGCCAGCAGAAAAGCCTCTCAATACTAAACTTGCTATAGGGAAAACAGGGCTGAAGAATAGCATAGAGAAGGCAGCAGAAAAGCCTCTCAATACTAAAGTTGCTGTAGAGATACCTGATTTGAACGGTACTGGTGCTGAATGCAATTCAATCAGCACAGAATTTGATACTGTACATTTCGTTTCACCTGAATTTAAATTGGAGCAGTCAAGAAGCGTATCTGTATGTTCAAGATCTACCAAAACTACTTCTTGCAATAGACCGGATAGCAATGGAGAATCACTTGGAACCTGTCTTCTCCTAAAATTTTCCCCTGTAGCTTACATCCCATCAAAAGAAGATTTAATGACAACGTTTTGCCGGTTTGGTCCCTTGAAGGCGTCTGAAACTCAGTTGTTAAGAGACAATGGTAGTGCTCAAGTTGTTTTTGTAAGAAGTGCAGATGCTGCAGTTGCATTTCATAGTATAGAGCAGAACAACAAATTTGCCTTTGGTTGTACTCTCGTTGATTTCAAGCTCCATCATCTTTCTGCAGCCTGTCCACCTGTGGAGCAACTTGTGACCACTGCTCAACCAACTGGGTTTATGGCAATGCCTGGTTTGATGACCTCTACTCGACCAACCATGTCTATGGCAATGCCTGGTGTTACCCCTACCCAACCAATTGGGTCCATAACAATACCTGGCGTGATGCCAACCCAGCCAACTGGGTCGATGGCAGTGCCTGGTGTCACCCCTACCCCACCAACTGGGTCCATGGCAATGCCTGGTGAGACACCTCCTTCCCTTCAGTTCATTAAGCAGAACTTGCAGATGATGACATCAACCTTGGAGAATTCAGGGAGTAGTCTTTCCCCCCGCATGAGAGCCAAACTGGATTCTGAAATTAAAAACCTGCTGAGAAAGGTGAATTCCAGGACTAAGGTCTAA
- the LOC114382423 gene encoding uncharacterized protein LOC114382423 isoform X2, with product MSSHNKFMNSSAEELLSGLYSTAVDCMFPVGNKSFDLVERFFCRYRVSNYHDEAELATSQVNEKEEKLGKSVCNDLLDTKSKKRKNNKIENAVRCKRKSLSGLSDVNVSTSNSDSQKPGRKLKQKRKVEEVTSVHQPQNVEINLIGNSSKYSSTPQASQNLCCLASEGKAVHKQREKIEAQEHQSAQINSVYADAKRLNCSSLVIDLQFTSPPIPVDIPERNRSQNKEELVLLASNLESHVSQEGHVGSITDHSLLVSTKAEVGTVMVNKTWLKNSMGKATRVHLNTKPAVGVPLNSMGKAAGVHLNTKLAVEKKGLNNSMEKPAEKPLNTKLAIGKTGLKNSIEKAAEKPLNTKVAVEIPDLNGTGAECNSISTEFDTVHFVSPEFKLEQSRSVSVCSRSTKTTSCNRPDSNGESLGTCLLLKFSPVAYIPSKEDLMTTFCRFGPLKASETQLLRDNGSAQVVFVRSADAAVAFHSIEQNNKFAFGCTLVDFKLHHLSAACPPVEQLVTTAQPTGFMAMPGLMTSTRPTMSMAMPGVTPTQPIGSITIPGVMPTQPTGSMAVPGVTPTPPTGSMAMPGETPPSLQFIKQNLQMMTSTLENSGSSLSPRMRAKLDSEIKNLLRKVNSRTKV from the coding sequence ATGTCCAGCCATAACAAATTCATGAATTCATCTGCAGAAGAACTACTTTCAGGACTTTATTCTACTGCCGTTGATTGTATGTTTCCAGTTGGGAATAAGAGTTTTGATTTAGTTGAGCGGTTCTTTTGCAGATACAGAGTATCAAACTACCATGATGAGGCTGAACTTGCTACTTCCCAGgttaatgaaaaagaagaaaaactggGGAAATCTGTGTGTAATGATTTACTGGATACCAAAagtaagaagagaaagaacaataaaattgaaaatgcaGTTAGGTGTAAGAGAAAATCACTCTCTGGCCTATCAGATGTGAATGTAAGCACTTCTAATAGTGACTCTCAGAAGCCTGGGAGAAAACTGAAACAAAAGAGGAAGGTGGAAGAAGTAACTTCAGTGCATCAACCGCAAAATGttgagataaatttaattgggAACAGCAGCAAATACAGCTCAACTCCTCAAGCTTCACAAAATCTGTGTTGCCTTGCTTCTGAAGGAAAGGCCGTGCATAAACAGAGGGAAAAGATAGAGGCACAAGAGCATCAAAGTGCTCAAATTAATTCAGTGTATGCAGATGCAAAAAGGCTTAACTGCAGTTCACTAGTAATAGATTTGCAGTTTACATCCCCACCTATACCTGTCGATATTCCTGAGAGAAATAGAAGTCAAAATAAGGAAGAACTGGTTTTATTAGCTTCAAATCTGGAGTCACATGTTTCCCAAGAAGGACATGTTGGGAGTATTACTGATCATAGCTTGTTGGTAAGTACTAAGGCTGAGGTTGGTACTGTCATGGTAAATAAAACATGGTTGAAGAATAGCATGGGGAAAGCAACACGAGTGCATCTCAATACTAAACCTGCTGTTGGAGTGCCTCTCAATAGCATGGGGAAAGCAGCAGGAGTGCATCTTAATACTAAACTTGCTGTAGAGAAAAAAGGGTTGAATAATAGCATGGAGAAGCCAGCAGAAAAGCCTCTCAATACTAAACTTGCTATAGGGAAAACAGGGCTGAAGAATAGCATAGAGAAGGCAGCAGAAAAGCCTCTCAATACTAAAGTTGCTGTAGAGATACCTGATTTGAACGGTACTGGTGCTGAATGCAATTCAATCAGCACAGAATTTGATACTGTACATTTCGTTTCACCTGAATTTAAATTGGAGCAGTCAAGAAGCGTATCTGTATGTTCAAGATCTACCAAAACTACTTCTTGCAATAGACCGGATAGCAATGGAGAATCACTTGGAACCTGTCTTCTCCTAAAATTTTCCCCTGTAGCTTACATCCCATCAAAAGAAGATTTAATGACAACGTTTTGCCGGTTTGGTCCCTTGAAGGCGTCTGAAACTCAGTTGTTAAGAGACAATGGTAGTGCTCAAGTTGTTTTTGTAAGAAGTGCAGATGCTGCAGTTGCATTTCATAGTATAGAGCAGAACAACAAATTTGCCTTTGGTTGTACTCTCGTTGATTTCAAGCTCCATCATCTTTCTGCAGCCTGTCCACCTGTGGAGCAACTTGTGACCACTGCTCAACCAACTGGGTTTATGGCAATGCCTGGTTTGATGACCTCTACTCGACCAACCATGTCTATGGCAATGCCTGGTGTTACCCCTACCCAACCAATTGGGTCCATAACAATACCTGGCGTGATGCCAACCCAGCCAACTGGGTCGATGGCAGTGCCTGGTGTCACCCCTACCCCACCAACTGGGTCCATGGCAATGCCTGGTGAGACACCTCCTTCCCTTCAGTTCATTAAGCAGAACTTGCAGATGATGACATCAACCTTGGAGAATTCAGGGAGTAGTCTTTCCCCCCGCATGAGAGCCAAACTGGATTCTGAAATTAAAAACCTGCTGAGAAAGGTGAATTCCAGGACTAAGGTCTAA